The nucleotide sequence gttgacacctatgttgtttatccgtctcattgattttgtaatatatatagaaCAGTTGGGGGAGGTTAGAGAAGgcttggactggattagtaacagtaaattagcggacctagagtaagCTGGTGACGTTGTCCTAAATAACAAAACGCCTCAAATCTTGCGaagcttgctaaccagaatgcatgaaatatcacaggaagttcgtgccaaaatagataaaagaaaccCATGAATGATAAAAGCAGAATATGCTAAGgcagatgaaatgtcattggaaagaGAGGAGTTATGAGGTCGAATAAtacaaatatttaggaaatatgatctccaatagggtgtctttaaaattggagattaaggaaaaattgagaaaaagaaaatcagacaatggttaggatggataaaatttggaaatcaagtggCCTAAATTAAATATggtaatcagactatatatcagtttagtgagatcggagttattgtgtggacatgagtcatggtaggacaatgaaactaTGCTCAACAGCGTATATTGGTAGTTAAGTGTCAGGAAAAAATTAGAGAGGTAGAAGGAGATAGTTAGGACATGCTCTTGGCAATCCTCTAGTGAGATTTGTACACTAGAAAGGTTGGAAGACGAAGCCGTATATGGCTGAGGGCTtagaagcgtgaagtatgagatgatgaattgaaaattaatgatttaaaaactcaagatagaggctACTGGCGATATGTAACTGAGGCACTTGGCATCAATAGGCAGGGGAggggggggccgggggggggggggtgaagatgaTAATAAGGGCCAAATATGTACAATAACGTACTTTCTTATTATGGTAGAAGAGTTCTAAAAGATATAGGACAGTATAAAATGGTAAGTAATTTTTTGTAGATGGCACAACGAATTTTACAGTTTGttgtataatttttaattttaagataataCACATACAGTAGTTTTATACACGCCCTACAGCATTATGGAacatttttcgtatatatatatatatatatatatatatatatatatatatatatatatatatatatattatatatatatatatatatatatatatatatatatgtgtgcagctgtgtatgtatatatatatatatatatatatatatatatatatatatatatatatatatatatatatatgtgtgtgtgtgtgtgtgtgtgtggtgtgtgtgtctgtgtgtatatatatatatatatatatatatatatatatatatatatatatatatatatatatatatatgtgtgtgtgtgtgtgtgtgcctgtgtgtatatatatatatatatatatatatatatatatatatatatatatatatgtgtgtgtgtgtgtgtgtgtgtgtatatatgtatatatataaatatatgtgtatatatatatatatatatatatatatatatatatatatatatatatatatatagatatatatgtgtgtgtgtatatatatatgtgtgtgtgtatatatatatacatatatatagaaaatatatatatgtatatatatatataaatatatataaatatatatatatatatatatgaatatatatatatgtatatatatacatatatatataaatatatatatatataaatatatatatatatatatatatatatatatatatacatatatatatatatatatatatatatatatatatatatatatatatatatatatacatatatatatacatatatatatatatatatatatatatatatatatatatatatatatatatatatatatattatataagcaaaAAAAGTTGCAAAATGATGTAAAACGTCTTACATAATTatggaacatttatatatatatatatatatatatatatatatatatatatatatatatatatatatatatatatatatatatatatatatatacatgagtatatatacagtatatatatatatatatatatatatatataaatatatatatatatatatatatatatatatatatatatatatatatatatatatatatatataaatatatattatatatatatatatatatatatatatataaatatatatatatatatatatacataaatatatttatatatatatataaatatgtacgcacacaaatacatatatatatatatatatatatatatatatatatatatatatatatatatatatatatatatatatatatatatatatacatatatatacatatatgtatatatacatatatataaatatatatatatatatatatatatatatatatatatatatatatatatatatatatttatatatatagatatatatatacatatatatatgtatatatatatttacatatatatatatatatatatatatatatatgtatgtatatatatatatatatatatatatatatatatatatatatatatatatatacatatatataagtgtatatatacatacatatgtatatatatatatatatatatatatatatatatatatatatatatatatatatatgtatgtatatatatatatatatatatatatatatatatatatatatatggctgtatatatacatatatatatatatatatatatatatatatatatatatatatatatatatatatatatatatttatatatatgtatatacatatatatatatatatatatatatatatatatatatatatatgtatgtatatatatttatgtatatatatgtatatatatatatatatatatatatatatatatatatatatatatatatatatatatatgtatatatatatatatatatatatatatatatatatatatatatatatatttgtgtgcgtgcatatatatatatatatatatatatatatatatatatatatatatatatatatatatatatatatatatatatatatatatttatatatatatatatatatatatatatatatatatatatatttctatatataaccaaatatatatatatatatatatatatatatatatatatatatatatatatatatatatatatatacacatatgtatatatatatatatatatatatatatatatatacatatatatatatatatatatatatatatatatatatatatatatatatatgtatatatatgtttatataaatatatatagaataacgcCTTGGGAATTACGCTAATTCCCGACCTCCAAAACAAACCTGATTATATTATTGAATCTGTTACTCCTACATTCATTGTGACGTGAAAGACCGTAAATGAGTATGAACGAAATGTTTCACGtctaattattttataaaaatgattttcattgatagaaataaataattgattggtACCCAGCAAATTGATTAAACTTTTAATAAATGCACATAAACATATAGACAAATCTATATTTAGGATAAATGCCAAAAATAATAGAACTTTAACGataattattaattgtttttaACTTTACAACGCATAAGTAGTGGTGAATAGAACAATTATCAATTAaatcaaaattgtaaaagaaatattttgtgCATTTCAGTTTCTCTTTGGATTTGGACAGCAAAAAAACTACTACCAAAGAACTTTAAGACCTTCTGCCTCAGTTAACTTGCCCTTTCATTACGGTTTGATGACAAAAAAAGTTTCTAATGTTTGCTTAACTTTTCTAATCGATAAAGAACAAGGTAGATCATCCCGGATATCCTAGtggaataaaaacattaaagaagaataacaaaggatatatatatatatatatatatatatatatatatatatatatatatatatatatatatatatatatatatatatatatatatatatatatattcatatatttatatatcgtcgtcggcgcccactcgtgtccgagtattggattctgtcgttagccatcagcctcctatctatggagTGGATGCTTGTGTCTGATGTGGCtattaagtcctagtctgtggtggaagagtcacgGTCAGTGTTCACAAGGGATTGTAGGTGGTGGGCgtggctgttctaatcgctctctccttcttctcctcctagcctcctcattttgtctcctcctctcctcgaagtccacggtgccatggtgtactgtactcctccaggttttcctgtccctggctgtttcttcccatgatcACTGtcagagccagggtgcgctttagctGATCTTtttagcgcattttcggggctcctcgtggtctggtgccttGGGTCAGTTctccttagaatattttctttgggagcctagatagatccatcctatgcacgtatCCTTtacagcggaggcggtggtggatgagggtgacctccacgctggtcagcgaggcacgttctaagaattcaatgttggtggtgttgctctcccaggggattttcaagatctgcctcagtttcatatattggaagcgttctaggtttttaatatcgtttctatatagcgtccatgtttcacatgcatacaatagcgtggagaggactactgccctgaacaccattattttggtggtcattgtcagtgtgtGGTTGTTAAATACaaggcagttgagtcggccaaaggcggagtgggctgccctgatcctgttctccacatcctttttgcttgtgggagctgatgataggatgctccctaggtaggagactggtccacctgttctaacggttggtcattcactgtggtattaaAGTTTGGGatcatcagtcctggtggatgttggacaagggtcttggttttatctgtgttgacttgcatccttaaacgttcgtaggcagagttgtatgcatcagctaacgactgcaggtcctctgccgtctgacctgtgGTGGCATtttcgtcagcatactgcagttctcgcactgcacacaaggtggtcttggttttgGTGAGGAGTCTggtgaggttgaaagcgcctccatccatgcagaAACGTAGGTCAACTGAGGGTGTGTCTAGGGGAATCtcattgagcattgctgcggtgtatagcgagaaacatgttggggccagaacacagccctgcttcaggctgccgttgatggggaatgggtctgaaagaaaGTTCTAGTGGCAGACTCTCCCacccattccgtcatggagggcacgcaccagcctgacaaaatcgggtgggcagccatatcttttgaggacagcccacatggcaggtcgaggtactttgtcgaaggcctttttcaaatcccagaagatgaacattatgggctgttgttgttcgacgttcttctcttgtagttgtcgcgcacagaagatcatgtctgtggtcccgcgggaaggtcgaaagcctcactaggactctggcaggacgtcttctgcgagaataaggaggcggtcaaagAGAAtccaagcgaaaatcttactcgcgatacttagtagtgatatttcccagtagttgttacagttctctctgtctcccttcttgaagatggtaacgatgtttgcatcacGGAAGTTACTGGGGAGTGTCCTGgcctcccatattttcagtataaggagcatcaaacggtccctcaaaccggggccactgtgagtgaggagctccaacaggatgttgtctggccctggggctttgccgggcttcatgcgctgcagggccttgttgaagtcatggatggagggtggtagtgccatccagtgacggagtgctgcggggtcattcgcaggagatcgacTGGGGTggctgcttggtcattgaggaggttctcaaagtgagacctccacctggccaggatgccctcgctgtcggtgatggtcgtggccccatccgcgtcttTCAGGCTgtccactgatgaccgtgtgggaccgaatatttcctttgttgctacATAGAAGCTGCgtaggtcacgttggtcagcgaaactctgtatttctgcagcttttctttgccaccaggtgttctgggcttcacggatccctctttggcaaccagcttcagccacctcgtgagcacatttgttagctgctgttggttggttttccaaagtcaggcgtgcttgtcgtttggtttcaatgagaagagagatggtagcatcattctcatcaaaagaATCCTGCTGTTTCTTAGTGGTGTAACCtggtgtttcctccgcggcacgggccattgTGTtgctgagggtggtccagtggtgctcaacagtggcctgacacACCGGGTCTGCGAGGTgctgttcgcaggcctccttgtagttctatgccacctgtgggttgcagagcttactacaatcaaagcattGGTGTgatacgctgtcaggtgcccttttgggtggtcgtagggtcgtcacggagagtcgggagatgaggactctgtggtccgtccagcagtcgtccgctccgggcatggatcggatGATGCAGACCATTGTGTTGCTGAgagtggtccagtggtgctcaacagtggcctgacacacggggtctgcgaggtgttgttcgcaggcctccttgtagttctatgccacctgtgggttgcggagcttactacaatcaaagcattGGTGTGATACGCTGtaaggtgcccttctgggtggtcgtagggtcgtcacggagagtcggtaGATGAGGactctgtggtccgtccagcagtcgtccgctccgggcatggatcggatgatgcggacgtctcctcggtctctggctctggtcaggacgtagtccagggtgtgccattgtttagaccgtgggtgtctccatgtggtcttttgtcatTTTGGTAattggaagatggtgttggttaccacaagttggtgttctgcacacagacccagtaggagttggcaattggcattgcaatttccaatgccatggtggCCGATGATTCcatcccacaggcgatggtctttgcctactagggcattaaagtcgccaagcacaacgagcttgtcattggcaggCACtacctggatggtgcggtcgagctgggtgtagaaggcagctttgttatcatctgttgaggtcatagtcggggcgtagacagagatcagggtgaggtgtctgtcccgcgtgatggggatgtggatagtcatcaggcgctcactgatggccttgggagcgaggttgtgctgctgcacaatatatatatatatatatatatatatatatatatatatatatatatatatatatatatatacatatacatatacatatatatatatatatatatatatatatatatatatacatatacatatatatatacatatacatatatatatatatatatatatatatatatatatatatatatatatatatatatatatacatatacatatatatatatatatatatatatatatatatatatatatatatatatatatgtatatatatatatatgtatatatatatatatatatatatatatatatatatatatatatatatatatatctaggataAACTTTACAAcaattccatcattattttttttaatatttaaccaTTGCAaggataatttttatatattagacAGTTAATGTATTCATAACATTATATTGAAAATGGCATTAGATAGAGCACAACAATGATTTTTGCttataatgtatttaaaaaattgtTATTCAATATGGGAAATGTGCATCTGATAGTGAAGTTGTGATTGAgtatataacaaattaacaataaattatacaaatatgaaaatgaatgtttTGAGTTATTAGTTCTTTAAAACTACAATCAGTGATAAGAAGATGTAAGTGGTGAAGGAAATCCGACTCATTTTCCTTCCATTTGACTGTATCCTTAGCTGAAAAAGGGTGAAAAATTAAAACAGCCTCaacaacatatttttttcatacattaatagAACAAATCTTAAGTAACTAAAATCCCCTAACTCAACTATTGAAAAAAGAGACAAGAAAAAGTATACTATTAATCTCAGTTTTTGAAGAGAATGAGATATTCTCTTCATAACTACGAACTGAATTATAAACAAAAAGACTAGAAATTAAAGTAGTGAATACAATAACAATTATGAAGTAAACATGAAGATAACTCAGAaacaattatttaaattttattttattaggaactgtttgcAATTAAAACTTTTAATTATAATGCATTTGTACCTTTATACTAAAATTCATTAATATCTGTCAATGGCAGAAATGAGAAATTCAATTTCAGTGAGCACTGAGTCTTTCTAGATTCTTGTCTACAACTACAGGTAACTAAAAATGTGCTTTCCGTGCCTTTTTCTTGGCAAAATCAGCCACTAGATTGTTTAGATCAACTTTCTATGCGACCTCGTTTTCACTAGAGACCATAGCTAGGCCTACAAGTCTTTCTTCTGTCATTGTAGACCACAAATAcgttttaattaattttaattttgagaagctCCTCTTACCGCTCGCCACAGTAACAGACAAAGTTAGCAGAATGCGCAAGGCAACAAATGTGTTGGGTACACTGTGAACCAGCCCTTGTTCACAAATGAACTTTAAAACATCCAAGGGAGTGACAGTGTCAAGCTGAAGGCGGCGTGCAACTGCCTGAAGTTCATGACACAAGTCAGTGGCGTCTATGTCCTTGCTTTCTCCATCTCGTAGCATTGTTTCCAGCTTGGTGCAATGTTCCATAAATTGTGTGTTTGTTATTCCATTAAGTGATTTCAGATCATACAGGAAACAACCAAAAACAGACTTCATCTGCTGCAGTTGCTGAAAACGTTCCAGTACAGAATTGATGGCAACATCGAGTACAGCAAAATAGAAGTTAACTTTAAAGTTCACTTTTGCATTCTGCACTGGTGTGTCTTCTCCTTCATAGTTAAATTGCCTTTTCTTTTTCCTAATATGAACGGAATCTGCAACAAAAACTGAGTCTATCTCCAAATCATTAGCCACTTCAGTAGCATCAACTAGTACCTTTCCAAACTCTCTATCACTTCTTCTCTCTTATAGAAACATTTTAGTGCATTCCAGTTGTTTTAATGgtgatgaaatatttatttcttttgcttGTAGATGCTTGCTggtaatgtttatttaaaaaagaatgtcAAACGAAAAGATCAATGAAACTAAAAATTTTAATGTTGCAATGCCATTTGCAAGAGATTTAGCTTCTGCACGTGTGGAATTTCCAGATGATCCAAGGAGAGTAGAATCTGTTGTCATTTCAGTAAGAACATCATGTATGTCAACAATTTGGTAACGGATGGGTTTTAGTGAATCTACCCGACTCTCCCATTGTGTTTCACTCAGAGGTTTTGCTGTTAAGCTTTGTACATGACGTTTCAGTACATCCCAACGATGAGTTGAGGCTGAGAAGAATACATAGAGCTTTTGTATCAGGCCGAAAAAATTAGTTGCTTCTAAGCAGCTACTTGCTGCATCATTCACCACAAGATTCAACGTGCGTGCTGAGCATGGCATGAACAGTGCCCTGGGATTTCTTTGAAAGATTCTTTTCTGTACACCATTGTGCTTGCCTTCTATTATCATAACCTTGACCTCACAAGATGTCAATTCACAGATCCATTTTTTTTAACTCTACCAGAATATTTTCAGCCATGAATGCACCAGTGGTTTCTTGTAGTGGCACATAACCTAAGAAAAGTTCTCTCAGAGCTATCACAGCATTATCTTCATCAAATTGAACAAACTTGATTATGACTGTCATTTGCTCCACATGACTCACATCAGGTATGCTGTCCAAAATTATCGAAAAAATATTTTGCAGCACGAGCATTTCTCAGAATTTCTTCCTTAAGAGCATTTGCTAATATGTCTGTCAACTCATTCCGAATGTTTTTTTCTAGATAATGTACATGTTTCTTCATTCCTTATCTTCCGCAGATGTTCATTCATAACTGGATCAAACAAAGACATTAGTTCTACACAGTTTAAAAAATTTCCATTTCCAGCACTgtacaatttttcatttgttcctcgTAAAGAGAGATTCTGCACACCAAGTATCCTTACTAAGGCAATAAGTCATTCCAAGATTTGTTGCCAATAATTTTCAACTCTTTCTCTTGCACATTGGGTTTCATCATCTATGGTTTTGTGTTTCTTCAAACGCTGCTCAAGCTCTTTTCACTTGCCCACATTATCCTTATGATCAGGTAATTTTTCATATGATGACAGTAATGATGACAAGTTTTTCCAGTCTTGTAATCTAATACTAGAAAGTGGAGAAATGCGTTTCATGCCAAACAACTTGCAATAGAAACACATTACAAAATcagttgacactgaatattgtagcCACTTTTGGTGCATAACTTCTAAATTGGGTAAATGTCTTTGATAATGGAAGCTCgaaatctttctctggtttttatctCTTGGAAACCTGATATCCAATATCTTCAGGGGTCCATGTTGCACTAGTTGCTGCCTTAACTGATCATCATAGCTTCATTTTCAGACTTATCTTTGTCTGCAGTTTCCTGAACGTTTACTTCAGTCTCTGACTTTTCTTGTGTTCTGTCTGGTGCTGTTTCCAGCTTCTATCATATTACTGTTAGCTATCTCTGGTTCATCTTGCGTATCAGTGCTGTCATTAGCTTCTATCTGTGCTATCTCTGCTGCTGTCTTCGCAATCTGGTGTGTAGACAGGATGTATACATTATCTACCCCCACTGCTGTCTCTGTTTTTTCTCTCACAGACCTAGTGATGCTGTCTTTACATTTCATCTCTACTTCCTTGTCCTTGTCTGTCTTTTTCTCTGATTTTACATCACTTTTGGTTGCATCATGAGATTCATGACCCAGTTCATCAGTCTCCCGCAGCAGACAATTAGGAAATGATCCGTGGCGATTGACTTCTTTTTCTCGTTCAGCTTTAGGCTTGCAATACTGAGCTCCAGATGGGCGCTTAGACATggtgaaataaaaatgttaatgcaaGCTAAAAATTGAGTCACTTTGACTAATCAATAACacgtgttttgtatatatatatatatatatatatatatatatatatatatatatatatatatatatatatatatatatatatatatatatatatatatatctatatatatatatatatatatatatatatacatatatatatatatagaatcacacATTTCaatgtacatacgcacacacacacacacacatatatatatatatatatatatatatatatatatatatatatatatatatatatatatatatatatatatatatatataatatatatataaatatatatatatagatatatatatatatatatatatatatatatatatata is from Palaemon carinicauda isolate YSFRI2023 chromosome 13, ASM3689809v2, whole genome shotgun sequence and encodes:
- the LOC137651751 gene encoding uncharacterized protein produces the protein MKPNVQEKELKIIGNKSWNDLLPYIPDVSHVEQMTVIIKFVQFDEDNAVIALRELFLGYVPLQETTGAFMAENILLYVFFSASTHRWDVLKRHVQSLTAKPLSETQWESRVDSLKPIRYQIVDIHDVLTEMTTDSTLLGSSGNSTRAEAKSLANDSVHIRKKKRQFNYEGEDTPVQNAKVNFKVNFYFAVLDVAINSVLERFQQLQQMKSVFGCFLYDLKSLNGITNTQFMEHCTKLETMLRDGESKDIDATDLCHELQAVARRLQLDTVTPLDVLKFICEQGLVHSVPNTFVALRILLTLSVTVASDDNKAAFYTQLDRTIQVVPANDKLVVLGDFNALVGKDHRLWDGIIGHHGIGNCNANCQLLLGLCAEHQLVVTNTIFQLPK